TGGTCATCAGATAATGTGATTGCTGACCGAAGCCTTGTGGTGGATTGTATAAAGATAGATAATGAGACAATCCAGGCAGAAGATACCTCCCAGGTAAAATATGATAAAGGCATCTCTAATAACTTTGATAGCTTTTCTGATGAGCAAAATGCTATTCCAGGCCAAGAGAATCTTGAGGATGCAGGGGCATTAAGGTTTAAGCATAATTTTAAAACCGCTATTTCTGTTTCTAATGAAGACCTTGTGAACATCCCTGAAGGAGGAAGCCTTCCTCTTGTTAAATACCCAAATGGAACAATCCTAAAGGATGAAAGTGGAAAATTATATCTTATGAGGATGGGCCAGAGAAAACTTATTCCCGATAAAATAACCTTTGAGGCTTTGGGATTTAAGGAGGATAAGATTATCTCGGTTAATTCTTCTTCTTTACAGGAAATCCCAGAGGATGAGGCTATTCCTGTGATAAAATATCCCAATCGGACATTGCTTAGATCCCAAGAGGGTAAGGTCTATATGATAAATCTAGGGATAAAAAGGGAGATTGTAAATAATGAGATTTTAAAGCAGATGGTGATGGAAAGGGTGAGGAAGGATATATCAGCTGATTGTTTCCCAACGGTGATCCTCTACCTAAAATTGACCTTCCCGATGGAGCATTTATTAAAGGAAAAACATGGGTAAAGGCAGATAGAAGTGAGGCTGTAGATTGGTGGGGAGAGTATAGTAGGTTAAACCCAGGGTATCGGGAAGTATATGACCCCCTGTCTCCTAATAAGAGAGGATACGAAAAGAAGGTTGATGCTTATTTTATGATTGAGGCAGGAAGAAAGAGGCAGGTCACCAACCCTGAAACACTTAACAAGCTTTCATCTTCTCAAATAAAGATAAATCCTGCCTCAGCTGATTGTTTCCCAACCGGTGATCCTCTACCTAAAATTGACCTTCCCGATGGAGCATTTATCAAAGGGACAAAGAAGGTAGCAACACCAAATAAAGGGATTTTTTCAGAATACCCAGATAAAGAAAGTGTTAATGAATATTATATGATTGAAAATGGAAGAAAGAGGCTAATTCCCGATGAGCAAGCTATGCTTCTCTGGGTACCTAAGAAGGTTAGCGATAGTGAACTTAAATCTATGGAAAGTGGAAGTCCAATTGGTGAAAAACCAAAGCTGGTTAAAGGCTCTGGGGATTCCTTATGGCTTGTTTCTGATGGGAGAAAGAGGTATTTCCCTTCCGGAAGTGTTACCTTACAAGCCTATGGATACAATATCTCTGATATTCAAACCCTTCCTGATGCAGAACTTGAGAAGATTCCCACCGATAATGGGGTGGCAAGGATAAATTATTACTCCCAGAATGTCCAGAAAATAAATAGACTAACCCAGTTTATCTCTAGTATAATTTCCTTTATCCCAGGGGTTGGTCAGCTATATTCCCTTATCTCTTCCTTTATGGGAATAGATATGATAACAGGCCAAGAGCTTTCTAAGGCAAATAGGTGGGTTGGTTTCTTGGGAGGATTTGGTGGACTTTCTGGTGTAAAGGGAGTAGACCTTGGAAAGGCAGCAAGCCTATCAAGGAATATAAACATAGTGGTAAATTATACAAACGCTTTTCGTATTCATACATTGCTGTCTCTGGCGATGACCCATTCACAGAGGAAAGGGAGCATATAAACGGAGCAAGCAGATTTGTGG
This sequence is a window from bacterium. Protein-coding genes within it:
- a CDS encoding pre-toxin TG domain-containing protein translates to MFPNGDPLPKIDLPDGAFIKGKTWVKADRSEAVDWWGEYSRLNPGYREVYDPLSPNKRGYEKKVDAYFMIEAGRKRQVTNPETLNKLSSSQIKINPASADCFPTGDPLPKIDLPDGAFIKGTKKVATPNKGIFSEYPDKESVNEYYMIENGRKRLIPDEQAMLLWVPKKVSDSELKSMESGSPIGEKPKLVKGSGDSLWLVSDGRKRYFPSGSVTLQAYGYNISDIQTLPDAELEKIPTDNGVARINYYSQNVQKINRLTQFISSIISFIPGVGQLYSLISSFMGIDMITGQELSKANRWVGFLGGFGGLSGVKGVDLGKAASLSRNINIVVNYTNAFRIHTLLSLAMTHSQRKGSI